The Pieris brassicae chromosome 3, ilPieBrab1.1, whole genome shotgun sequence genome contains the following window.
aaatttaaatgttcgacataataaaatttctttaaagtaaaataatatcaagtCTTCCTCATGACCACGATTAAATGAAATTCATGGTCTGGTGCGACCACTGCTTCTGTCTTCTTAGAGACCAGCCGCAAAACCATTAACTCATCCGTCACGTCCTGTAAgtagatttttaatgaaacacaAATACGTCCAAGAAAGCGTTCTAatttgacaaaatatttacgtatAAAATAACCCGTGGTTAACTTCAGGAGTAAACGATATAcaagttaataattttctctaagaaataaatatatatatatatatatatataaatattaaataaatgacttgttcattaattatttaaaaaaccaaaTTACTTACAATTTCTTTAAGAGCATTCGTCGCGTGATGCGATAAATTTCTCATATGAGTAGAGTAGGTGGCCGCTGTTAAACTGTCCAGAGTCGTGGTCTCCGGAAACCCTTCGCAGTTCACGATAATCGTCCCCACGACATTGCCATTCTCGTTTATTCGGGTCATTGTGTCCGTCGCTAAAGGACCCTGTAAAAATTttgcaattttaaaaaggaattattatgttatagcaAAAAACATTGTGAAAGACTAAAGTCTAAACTATGGCGCAATTCACTGCTACAATTAACACCTCTGGTCCAACAAGATCCACACCTCTAGCTTGTAAGAATTATTGAgccaatatattaaaatcaaataactctaaagcttatttataattatattaaaatggaatATCGCAGAGGCTGTATACAAGTACATaaggaaataattatagttgaAGAGATTGagcacttaatattttatatgaaaagcgCTGTAAATTGCCCAATATGAAATGCCCATCATATTTTACGAgacctataaaaatataatttagattgCTTTTAAGTGTCTTAACGTGAAATGGAGATatctaataaaatgtttatgatGCCTAGTTCATAGTTTTTTGGAATTTTCAGCACTCACCATAAAATTCTGAGCTATCTCCATGatgcattaaaaatacctCTGGGGcttgaaaattttcaaaattaaagtCGTTTACAAAACGGTTTTTGACGAGTGTAATTTGATTTCGTCAGATACGTAATTAGTTTACTCTTCCATGTCAAGTCAAGCTTCCTTTCGGCCTGTGcgaataataaacaataattaaagaagGTCTacgtaaaacaaaattgaaaatgtAACTTTGTAGAGAagtgtaaattattgaaatatttctatataggAAGAAATACCGCACATCCAaacactaaatatatttataataatattttataataatattttaaaatattaacattgagatccaaatatgttattaaagtTTCTTGGGTGCGAGTATATGATGTAGCAGTCACATTTCTGTCTGTTCATGTGATCATCAAAATctagaaattttatattaatataaaataattcagacAATTATTGCTTTACTTATGCTTAAACGAAGAAGTTAACTGAATATAATTAAGGGATACATCGTAAAAATATGACGCTTTTAGCTTTCTATGCTGTATTCAGATAAAAATATGTCGTATAGAAGTTGTTCCTCAATTATTTCAAATCATTTCAGAAATGCAAAAGCGCGTCCAATCAGAGGACATGTCATCTGATGTTGAAGAAGATGTAAAAAAGTTGTGTCCAGAGATTCAAGCAATGGTGGATGTACGCTGCGATGACTCAAATGTGAGCCGGACGCTTCCTAGTAGCTGGAAGGACAATATTGACCATAGCTGTCTTCAGATTAAAGGAACGGTGTGTAGGCATAAAATAGTGGAGAATCAGAACTCAGAAGTATCATGTGAcccttaaatttaattttgcagCTTCCACTTCTTCAAACAGGCTGGACACCATTACATGTGGCCGTTTCTTGCATTAGACGTCACTCCACCAGGCTTCTGTTAGCTGCGGGAGCAGATCCAAATATTGTGGATGCACAAGGTCGTACGCCACTTGACGTTATTGCTTCAGCGTATTACCTTGACGTTGATATTAAAGCTGAAAAGTtagtataaacaaattattgtagCGCCAGCGACTGTAGTCTGACTGGCATAGGTTCATATTTGAGATAGATACTAGATTACTGACCAGAATCGATTCAGAGATTTATGTGTTACACGatacaaaactacatttactgccattgtataataaaattgttttcgcTATAAATCTCACATAGATTTTCTAATGCGAAAAAATTGGGTATTTGTTTCAGTTTCGCAGAAATAATTAAGATGCTTACCAAAGCTGGTGGAACATACAACACTATGAAATCAAAAGAACTAGATAACATCGCAACTCCACTACACACAGCCGTGGaacttgaaaatattaatgcaATAACTGAACTTTTGGACATTGGTGCAAGTGTTAGCTGCTTAAACTCGGAAGGACAAACGCCGATGCACTTATGCGTTAAAAAGAGGTTACACGAACCTTTACAGGTAATCATAGTTAAAGCTGCTGTCAGCCTACTGTCAGCAAAGCATTCTATTATGTTTGGTCAGAGCTAAAGACTCAGTATCAAGAGTATTAAAAGCTAACGGTGGTCTGTACATTTgtgtaaaagtaaaaacacttttatagattaatataaattctaagATAATACGTTCGAACACATCttctaataaaattcataCGGCGCAGATTAtgatatacaatttaacattCCAGGTGTTGGCCAACTATGAGTATTTAAATgtagatcctctatcagcagtgGTTGATGTAAAGGATAAGGATGGCTATACAGTACTTCAAGAGGCTGTCGAAGAAGCCTGGGTGCCCGGCGTATGCATTGCTTTAGAAGCCGGAGCCGATGTTACACTTAAAGTAtgtagtagtaataatatatgatatCCGTAATCTTGGTAGGGAAAACTTAAATGACATGAATTTTTTAGGCATATGATGGTCAAACTCCAGTTCATTCAGCAGCTGACATCGGAAACATAGATGTGCTATTGGAAATATTAAGTGTAGCTCGACAAAAAGGCATAATAGACTGCCAGAATGAAGATGGTGAAACAGCATTATTTAAAGCTATTGTGAATGGCAATACAGACTGCGTTTACGCATTATTAGAAGAAGGCGcgtctattaaaattaagttatctGGAGAGGTGAGCGTGCTACATAAAGCTGCGGAGTATGGTCATTcagaaatattaaagattttattagaGCACAACGAGGGGGAAGCTATGTCAATGATAGACTCGCTATCTGCTAGATATTGGAGAGGGTTTGGTCCAATACATTTTGCCGTAATGAGCAATAGTGTTGAATGTGTCGAGCTTTTACTTTCGAAAAATGCAGATGTGAGATTAAGAACAACGGATAGTCCATATTTCTGTTCAACGCCGTTACATCTCGCTGCTAtgaaaaattttattgatgtagctaaatttatagtaaaatttgataaaaccACAATACACGAAGTGAACAGCAAAGGATGGTTTCCTCTTCATACCGCCAGCCATCACGGCTGTAGAGATATTATAACGCTATTGCTCCAAAAAGGCGCAGACTTGTCAGGGAACACTGATGGTCCTCGAAAATATAGACAGACAGCTATTGATATGATTTTAAACACATTGTCCATGCCAACAGAATTCCTGTCTGAGCTTTTCGATTCCTATATAAATTCGAACTGTGCCAACTTCCACGACTCAAACTGTGAGATCAACATTGACTATAGAATACTCATTCCCTCAGTTTGTGAAATGGAACAAATGAAAGTCATTGAAGCTCTTCTCAAAACTGGCAATAGATATGGACAAAGGAAATTACTCGTACATCCGTTAGTGAAGAGCTTCTTGCATTTGAAGTGGAAAGCTTTGCTACCATTTTTTTACGTTATCGTTATCTTATACTCAATGTTAGTTTCTTCGTTAACTATTTTTACGATGTCTGTGTTCTTTTATAAAGATACCGCCAGCAATCCACCTGCATTTCTATCTCCTGCTATTTGGGCAAATGTTGTATATGTATCCGTGGTTTTAATAATACTGCAGGTAAATATATAAGGTAATCTTTACTTTAccttaagtattttaaagtatttaaacaaataagatttttaattt
Protein-coding sequences here:
- the LOC123707473 gene encoding dynein light chain roadblock-type 2-like produces the protein MEIAQNFMGPLATDTMTRINENGNVVGTIIVNCEGFPETTTLDSLTAATYSTHMRNLSHHATNALKEIDVTDELMVLRLVSKKTEAVVAPDHEFHLIVVMRKT
- the LOC123707472 gene encoding transient receptor potential channel pyrexia-like — its product is MERDIEQGIPEESETSLLLNSRSEQTASNERKHRPYPPLSLAPSSVLSTPDSSPAPDTASTWPKKWRRSDRRTRRLNTQLLEAIESHNVDEVERLLNSGANPNATCRLDLVSACHIAAINGGDSLGILAKHGAEKHRLDVLGRTPLHLAAYAGNTRQVAILLGFSEEMQKRVQSEDMSSDVEEDVKKLCPEIQAMVDVRCDDSNVSRTLPSSWKDNIDHSCLQIKGTLPLLQTGWTPLHVAVSCIRRHSTRLLLAAGADPNIVDAQGRTPLDVIASAYYLDVDIKAENFAEIIKMLTKAGGTYNTMKSKELDNIATPLHTAVELENINAITELLDIGASVSCLNSEGQTPMHLCVKKRLHEPLQVLANYEYLNVDPLSAVVDVKDKDGYTVLQEAVEEAWVPGVCIALEAGADVTLKAYDGQTPVHSAADIGNIDVLLEILSVARQKGIIDCQNEDGETALFKAIVNGNTDCVYALLEEGASIKIKLSGEVSVLHKAAEYGHSEILKILLEHNEGEAMSMIDSLSARYWRGFGPIHFAVMSNSVECVELLLSKNADVRLRTTDSPYFCSTPLHLAAMKNFIDVAKFIVKFDKTTIHEVNSKGWFPLHTASHHGCRDIITLLLQKGADLSGNTDGPRKYRQTAIDMILNTLSMPTEFLSELFDSYINSNCANFHDSNCEINIDYRILIPSVCEMEQMKVIEALLKTGNRYGQRKLLVHPLVKSFLHLKWKALLPFFYVIVILYSMLVSSLTIFTMSVFFYKDTASNPPAFLSPAIWANVVYVSVVLIILQEILYMNIRSKRYFSEMETWIKFGSICLAVILPLSINLAETADWPRHIATLALLFSWIELMFLLSRFPSWGYYVLMFGKVAINVIKILLTFVFIIVGFSLSFMIQFHTQIPFESPWAAFVKTVVMMTSEFDYQSLFDQENSRELATSLIVVRFIFLIFLILAAIVIMNLMVGVAVNDINDLAILGNIDRLCKQVQFLSTLDNLVYNRFFIFILPKRIIEGIKNKRRVVNMIILAPGKPKWKYYKALPTHLREAIFTIAQEKMKQKDNEVNMEEFKKKIDEMHTAVTNLENHGEQTSHIEKAEKPLVQKMKYDEIMKRLAVLDHGMDSVKDEVTNLIEETKNPVNDLRRQMSQISTEIESIKQYLIQLDKKLSK